In Wolinella succinogenes DSM 1740, a single genomic region encodes these proteins:
- a CDS encoding Sua5/YciO/YrdC/YwlC family protein, whose protein sequence is MNPQSVYLVQTDTTVGLLSQDPHRLAALKSRPSQKPILLTLDSLSALKRFSRVPLLFRNLVRRSNKSSFVYPNGAGIRVVKEPRHRRFLERFGYLYSTSANPSGGVFSLEFGERACDIMVLDEAGLCEGQPSKIWRLGRSRRRKLRG, encoded by the coding sequence ATGAATCCCCAATCGGTCTATCTGGTTCAAACCGATACGACCGTGGGGCTTTTGAGCCAAGACCCCCATCGCTTGGCTGCTCTCAAGTCCCGCCCTTCTCAAAAGCCTATCTTGCTCACGCTCGATTCTCTCTCCGCCCTCAAGCGATTCTCTCGTGTGCCCCTACTCTTTAGAAACCTTGTTCGAAGGAGCAATAAAAGCTCCTTTGTCTATCCCAATGGAGCGGGTATTCGTGTGGTCAAAGAGCCTAGGCATCGGCGTTTTTTAGAGCGTTTTGGTTACCTCTACTCCACCTCGGCCAATCCAAGCGGAGGGGTTTTTTCTTTGGAGTTTGGAGAGAGGGCTTGCGATATAATGGTGTTAGATGAGGCGGGATTATGCGAGGGGCAACCCTCTAAAATATGGCGACTAGGACGCTCTAGGCGCCGCAAACTTCGAGGGTAG
- the carB gene encoding carbamoyl-phosphate synthase large subunit, producing the protein MPKREDIKTILLIGSGPIIIGQACEFDYSGTQAAKTLKSLGYKVVLINSNPATIMTDPEFADRTYIEPITEEIVQDIIRKEKVDAILPTMGGQTALNIAMSMHNKGMLEDVVFLGAKPEAIKKGEDRQAFKEAMQKIGMDLPLSRYAYNMEEAMIAAKEIGFPLIIRASFTLAGGGSGVAYNIEEFKQLAQNGLEISPIHEILIEESLLGWKEYEMEVIRDRADNCIIVCSIENLDPMGVHTGDSITIAPALTLTDKEYQRMRDASFAILREIGVDTGGSNVQFSIHPETGRMIVIEMNPRVSRSSALASKATGYPIAKVATLLAVGYTLDEIKNDITGTPASFEPTIDYIVTKIPRFTFEKFPQADSTLTTSMKSIGEVMAIGATFQESLQKALCSMETGIFGFNPISNDLELVKKEIRRPNAERLLYVAEGFRLGLSREEIHELCKIDPWFLEQIEQIIKSESSIDLELLADKTRLRAIKAQGFSDKMIASLISKKEGIELSESEVYEARARLGVVLEYQEVDTCAAEFEALTPYLYSSTNIMEIAGAGRALEENSSKKKVMIIGGGPNRIGQGIEFDYCCVHASFALEDMGITSIMYNCNPETVSTDYDTSDVLYFEPIDFEHVRSVIEREKPDGVIVHFGGQTPLKLAKNLTRIGANIIGTSAKVIDVAEDREKFSRFVEENGLKQPENGTAFTKEEAHEIANRIGFPVLVRPSYVLGGRAMRIVYNQEELKLYMEEAVSVSNESPVLIDKFLDNAIELDVDAISDGQKVYVAGIMQHIEEAGIHSGDSACSLPAVSIEPALLKELEHLTAKIALALGVKGLMNTQYAIHKGMIYLIEVNPRASRTVPFVSKATGIPLAKVATRVMWKGDLLEALSFYDRFNMVMEEEGIYKPKPTKHIAVKESVFPFTKLSGADLILGPEMKSTGEVMGISHSFGISFAKSQLACKNSLPQKGKLFISLTDLDKAHGVEIARKFETLGFEILATGGTHKALLEAGVKAQVVLKISEGRPNIEDMLTNGDVALAINTSDNKSSKDDAKRIRHQVLRSNVPYFTTLAAANAAALAIKEMREGEVNSAVAIQDYLRG; encoded by the coding sequence ATGCCCAAGCGAGAAGACATCAAAACCATCCTTTTGATTGGATCAGGCCCTATCATCATCGGTCAGGCGTGCGAGTTTGACTACTCAGGCACCCAAGCCGCCAAGACCCTCAAAAGCCTTGGCTACAAAGTCGTCCTCATCAACTCCAACCCCGCGACGATCATGACCGACCCTGAGTTTGCCGATCGCACCTATATTGAACCCATCACCGAAGAGATCGTTCAAGACATCATCCGCAAAGAGAAAGTGGATGCGATTCTTCCTACGATGGGTGGACAAACGGCGCTTAATATCGCCATGAGTATGCACAATAAAGGAATGCTAGAGGATGTGGTCTTTCTAGGGGCCAAGCCTGAGGCGATCAAAAAAGGTGAAGATCGCCAAGCCTTCAAGGAGGCGATGCAAAAAATCGGGATGGATCTCCCCCTCTCTCGCTACGCCTACAATATGGAAGAGGCGATGATTGCGGCCAAAGAGATTGGATTCCCGCTCATTATTCGTGCCAGTTTCACGCTTGCAGGGGGAGGCAGTGGGGTCGCCTACAATATCGAAGAGTTCAAGCAATTGGCTCAAAATGGACTAGAGATCAGCCCTATCCATGAGATTCTTATCGAAGAATCGCTCCTTGGCTGGAAGGAGTATGAGATGGAGGTGATTCGAGATAGGGCGGATAACTGCATCATTGTCTGTTCCATCGAAAATCTCGATCCCATGGGCGTGCACACGGGTGATAGTATCACGATTGCTCCTGCGCTCACCCTCACGGATAAAGAGTATCAGCGCATGAGGGATGCCTCTTTTGCGATTTTACGCGAGATTGGCGTGGATACGGGCGGAAGCAATGTGCAGTTTTCCATTCATCCTGAAACGGGGCGCATGATCGTGATTGAGATGAATCCTAGAGTCTCTCGAAGCTCTGCGCTTGCCTCTAAGGCGACAGGCTATCCCATTGCCAAGGTCGCGACCCTTTTGGCGGTAGGCTACACGCTTGATGAGATCAAGAATGATATCACCGGCACTCCCGCCTCTTTTGAGCCGACCATTGACTACATTGTCACTAAGATTCCCCGATTCACCTTTGAGAAGTTCCCCCAGGCCGATAGCACCCTCACCACTTCAATGAAGAGTATCGGCGAAGTGATGGCCATTGGCGCCACCTTCCAAGAATCGCTCCAAAAAGCGCTCTGCTCCATGGAGACGGGAATCTTTGGCTTTAATCCTATTAGCAACGATTTGGAGCTGGTGAAAAAAGAGATTCGCCGACCCAATGCGGAGCGACTCCTTTATGTGGCAGAGGGCTTTAGGCTTGGCTTGAGCCGAGAGGAGATTCATGAGCTTTGCAAGATTGACCCATGGTTTTTGGAACAGATTGAGCAGATCATCAAGTCCGAATCGAGCATCGATTTGGAGCTTTTGGCGGACAAGACGCGGCTTAGGGCGATCAAAGCGCAGGGCTTTAGCGACAAGATGATCGCCTCTCTCATCAGCAAAAAAGAGGGCATAGAGCTAAGTGAATCGGAGGTCTATGAGGCGAGAGCGCGTCTTGGAGTGGTTTTAGAATATCAGGAGGTAGACACCTGCGCCGCTGAATTTGAGGCTCTCACTCCCTATCTCTACTCCAGCACCAATATCATGGAGATTGCGGGTGCAGGGAGAGCACTAGAGGAGAATTCTTCTAAGAAAAAGGTGATGATTATTGGCGGAGGGCCTAACCGTATCGGGCAGGGTATCGAGTTTGATTACTGTTGCGTTCACGCCTCCTTTGCACTCGAAGATATGGGAATCACCTCTATCATGTACAACTGCAATCCTGAAACAGTGAGCACCGATTATGACACCAGCGATGTTCTCTACTTTGAGCCCATCGATTTTGAGCATGTCCGAAGTGTCATTGAGCGCGAGAAGCCCGATGGTGTGATTGTCCACTTTGGAGGTCAAACCCCTTTGAAGCTTGCAAAGAATCTCACGCGAATCGGAGCCAATATCATCGGAACGAGCGCCAAGGTGATTGATGTGGCGGAGGATCGAGAGAAGTTCTCCCGTTTTGTGGAGGAGAATGGTCTCAAACAACCCGAAAATGGGACGGCTTTCACCAAGGAAGAGGCCCACGAGATCGCCAATCGCATAGGATTCCCCGTGCTTGTGCGCCCCAGCTATGTGCTTGGAGGACGCGCCATGCGAATCGTCTACAACCAAGAGGAGCTCAAGCTCTACATGGAAGAGGCGGTGAGTGTGAGCAACGAATCGCCTGTATTGATTGACAAGTTTCTTGATAACGCCATTGAGCTGGATGTGGACGCGATCAGTGATGGCCAAAAGGTCTATGTCGCAGGAATTATGCAACACATCGAAGAGGCAGGAATCCACTCAGGCGATAGCGCCTGCTCACTCCCTGCGGTGAGCATTGAGCCTGCTTTGCTTAAGGAGTTGGAGCACCTCACCGCCAAAATCGCCCTAGCTCTTGGGGTGAAGGGTCTCATGAACACCCAATACGCCATTCACAAGGGGATGATCTATCTTATCGAAGTCAATCCTCGCGCCAGCCGAACCGTTCCTTTTGTGAGCAAGGCCACGGGAATCCCTCTAGCCAAAGTCGCCACGCGTGTCATGTGGAAGGGCGATTTGCTCGAAGCTCTCTCCTTCTATGATCGATTCAATATGGTGATGGAAGAGGAGGGAATCTATAAGCCCAAACCCACAAAGCATATCGCTGTCAAAGAATCGGTCTTTCCTTTCACCAAGCTAAGCGGAGCTGATCTGATTTTGGGGCCTGAGATGAAGTCCACGGGCGAAGTGATGGGAATTAGCCACAGCTTTGGAATCAGCTTTGCCAAGAGTCAGCTTGCGTGCAAAAACTCTCTCCCCCAAAAAGGGAAGCTCTTCATCTCGCTCACCGATTTGGATAAGGCGCATGGCGTGGAAATCGCACGAAAGTTTGAGACGCTGGGCTTTGAGATTTTGGCCACAGGCGGCACGCACAAGGCGCTTTTGGAGGCAGGCGTGAAGGCGCAAGTGGTGCTTAAGATCTCAGAGGGGCGACCCAATATCGAAGATATGCTCACCAATGGCGATGTGGCGCTGGCGATCAACACTAGCGACAACAAATCGAGCAAAGATGATGCCAAGCGCATTCGCCATCAAGTCTTGCGGAGCAATGTCCCCTATTTCACCACGCTGGCTGCCGCTAATGCCGCGGCACTCGCCATTAAAGAGATGCGAGAGGGCGAGGTGAATAGCGCGGTGGCGATCCAAGACTACCTCCGAGGTTAG
- a CDS encoding spermidine synthase, translating to MWVTRQDSVNFQQEYLIENKILDARSEKNTLEIFKSPAFEEIALLNQKQLLLKTLLSQESELLAHVPLCVHPTPKRVLIAGSFNLEVAFEALRHEETQVDFLQKDEKILHSLISFFPHFQETLHHPRFRVIEEIDSLKSYEVIIHTSLLSLEEIAPLFASLSLDGIFITRLENLLLHTESMRRYLLGIAHHFSIAMPFVSPFSLNADSHFLFASRRFHPQADLLLQRADMLEGLHCYHAELHESAFVLPKFLADSLQGSIKN from the coding sequence ATGTGGGTGACACGACAAGATAGTGTGAATTTCCAGCAAGAGTATCTCATCGAAAACAAGATTTTGGATGCCCGAAGCGAAAAGAATACGCTAGAGATATTCAAAAGCCCTGCCTTTGAAGAGATCGCGCTCCTCAATCAAAAACAGCTTCTTCTTAAAACCCTGCTCTCCCAAGAGAGCGAGCTTTTAGCGCATGTTCCGCTTTGCGTTCACCCCACTCCAAAGAGGGTGCTTATCGCGGGAAGTTTCAATCTGGAGGTCGCCTTTGAAGCATTGCGCCACGAAGAGACCCAAGTGGATTTTCTCCAAAAAGATGAGAAGATTCTTCACTCTCTAATCAGCTTTTTTCCTCACTTTCAGGAGACCCTTCATCATCCGCGATTTCGCGTGATTGAAGAGATCGATTCTTTGAAAAGCTATGAAGTGATCATCCATACTTCACTCCTCTCTCTGGAGGAGATTGCTCCGCTTTTTGCCTCCCTCTCTTTGGATGGAATCTTTATCACTCGCCTTGAAAACCTCCTCCTCCACACCGAATCAATGCGTCGCTATCTCCTAGGAATCGCTCACCACTTTAGCATTGCGATGCCTTTTGTCTCTCCTTTTTCGCTCAATGCTGATAGCCATTTCCTCTTCGCCTCACGCCGCTTCCACCCCCAAGCCGACCTCCTGCTTCAGAGGGCTGATATGCTAGAGGGTCTGCACTGTTACCATGCAGAGCTTCATGAGAGCGCGTTTGTGCTTCCTAAGTTTTTAGCCGATTCCCTCCAAGGTTCGATCAAAAACTGA
- the coaE gene encoding dephospho-CoA kinase (Dephospho-CoA kinase (CoaE) performs the final step in coenzyme A biosynthesis.): protein MESLHYAIALSGGIGTGKSTVASLLRLYGFEVIDADSIAHRLLKEKQKEVVDLFGEGILKEGEIDRKSLGARVFGDPKERARLEALLHPPIRQEILQKAQKLEAKAFPYFIDIPLFFEKRDDYPMVNQTLLIYAPRKLQVERIKKRDSLSMEEIEARLGAQMDIKEKVPMAHYILSNEGNLNDLTQEVERLIETIKKDFHV, encoded by the coding sequence ATGGAATCTTTACACTACGCCATCGCCCTAAGTGGAGGAATCGGGACAGGGAAGAGCACCGTGGCTTCATTGCTTCGACTCTATGGGTTTGAGGTGATTGATGCCGATTCCATCGCCCACCGACTCCTCAAAGAGAAGCAAAAAGAGGTCGTGGATCTCTTTGGAGAGGGGATCTTAAAAGAGGGCGAAATCGATCGCAAAAGCCTAGGAGCAAGGGTTTTTGGGGATCCCAAAGAGAGGGCTAGACTCGAAGCACTCCTTCACCCCCCTATCCGCCAAGAGATTCTCCAAAAAGCCCAAAAGCTTGAAGCCAAGGCGTTTCCCTACTTCATTGATATTCCTCTCTTCTTTGAAAAAAGAGACGATTATCCAATGGTTAACCAAACTCTTTTAATCTACGCTCCAAGAAAGCTTCAAGTGGAGCGAATCAAAAAGCGCGATTCTCTCTCCATGGAGGAGATTGAGGCGCGTCTAGGGGCGCAGATGGACATCAAGGAGAAGGTTCCCATGGCTCACTACATCCTCTCCAATGAGGGGAATTTAAACGACCTGACCCAAGAGGTGGAACGCCTCATAGAAACCATCAAGAAGGATTTTCATGTATAG
- the dapF gene encoding diaminopimelate epimerase has translation MYSAKYCASGNDFILFHALKKSDRSALAQILCDRHRGIGADGLIVLLPHSLFHFEWEFYNSDGSGADMCGNGARAAALYAYHQGLAPKEQRFLTGAGPISATVEDKEVEIELTEASILQKEIERAGHTWWLIDTGVPHLVSFAAQGIDLDSAELSKLRWEFNANVNLAKLTPDGIALRTFERGVEAETLACGTGMAATFWRAKEEGWVKESATLIPASQERLSLRIDKSKIFFKGKVNKVCDTITSLESLNFSTN, from the coding sequence ATGTATAGCGCCAAATATTGCGCCAGCGGGAATGACTTTATCCTCTTTCATGCCCTAAAAAAGAGTGACAGGAGCGCACTAGCTCAAATCCTCTGTGATCGTCACCGAGGAATCGGAGCCGATGGACTCATTGTCCTTTTGCCTCACTCTCTCTTTCATTTTGAATGGGAGTTCTACAACAGCGATGGAAGTGGCGCCGATATGTGCGGCAATGGTGCCAGAGCTGCGGCGCTTTATGCCTATCATCAGGGACTCGCCCCCAAAGAGCAACGCTTCCTCACAGGAGCGGGTCCCATTAGCGCCACCGTGGAAGACAAAGAGGTGGAGATTGAGCTCACCGAGGCCTCCATCCTCCAAAAAGAGATAGAGCGAGCTGGGCACACTTGGTGGCTCATCGACACAGGCGTTCCCCATCTTGTTAGCTTTGCTGCTCAAGGAATCGATCTTGATTCGGCAGAACTCTCTAAGCTTCGGTGGGAGTTTAACGCCAATGTCAATCTCGCCAAACTCACTCCCGATGGAATCGCTCTACGCACCTTTGAGAGGGGTGTAGAGGCAGAGACGCTTGCTTGCGGAACAGGCATGGCAGCCACTTTTTGGCGTGCCAAAGAGGAGGGGTGGGTCAAGGAGAGTGCCACCTTGATTCCAGCCAGTCAGGAACGGCTTTCCTTAAGGATTGATAAATCTAAAATCTTTTTCAAAGGAAAAGTCAACAAAGTTTGCGATACCATTACGTCTTTAGAAAGTCTTAATTTCAGCACAAACTAA
- a CDS encoding glucosaminidase domain-containing protein, producing the protein MRKSLTQILLFLSLAFSSVYAYEFPENFHQIEEPEQKKEEFLKTLLPVVIAENQTLIEERKFVEEYFSRDFLLTYNQRIGSKNHQKLAKLAKKYQISNLYDKESYLKKIDVIPISLALSQAALESGWGSSYYTKKYNNLFGHYTFYSGVPSRAVTGKRERIRVFDSLQESVHSYMHNLNTHWAYREFREARQKARKQNGILSGSEAVAYLKNYSEIGDRYGKLLRHLISANNLDYYDYALLGTGRVASVAQNYPLSSSFLGR; encoded by the coding sequence TTGAGAAAAAGCCTTACCCAAATCCTTCTCTTCCTCTCTTTGGCGTTCTCTAGCGTCTATGCCTATGAGTTCCCTGAAAATTTCCATCAAATTGAAGAGCCTGAACAGAAAAAAGAGGAGTTCTTAAAAACTCTCCTTCCCGTTGTTATCGCCGAAAATCAAACCCTTATCGAAGAGCGAAAATTTGTTGAAGAGTACTTTTCCCGTGATTTTCTCCTCACCTACAACCAGCGAATCGGAAGCAAAAACCACCAAAAACTTGCTAAACTTGCCAAGAAATATCAAATTTCTAATCTCTATGACAAAGAATCCTACCTCAAAAAAATTGACGTGATACCTATCTCTTTAGCTCTATCTCAGGCTGCTTTAGAGAGCGGATGGGGAAGCAGCTACTATACAAAAAAATATAATAATCTTTTTGGTCATTATACTTTCTATAGTGGAGTTCCCAGCCGAGCAGTCACGGGGAAAAGGGAGCGCATTCGCGTCTTTGATTCCCTCCAAGAATCGGTTCACAGCTATATGCACAATCTCAACACCCATTGGGCCTATCGCGAATTTCGAGAGGCAAGGCAGAAGGCTAGGAAACAAAACGGCATCCTAAGCGGTAGCGAGGCGGTTGCCTACCTTAAAAATTACTCAGAAATTGGCGATCGATACGGTAAATTACTGCGCCATCTCATCAGCGCCAACAATCTTGATTACTATGACTACGCTCTTCTTGGGACGGGCAGAGTCGCTTCTGTTGCCCAAAATTATCCTCTCTCTTCATCCTTTCTTGGACGCTAG
- the petA gene encoding ubiquinol-cytochrome c reductase iron-sulfur subunit has protein sequence MSENMNRRDFLGMALGGVAAVGAGATLVAMKGAWDPLPSVISAGFTTVDLSGMAEGEFKTVEWRGKPVYVLKKTAAMKKCEDRDVVVGNADYSLGIQICTHLGCIPSYDKGEMKFKCACHGGEFDACGKNTFGPPPTPMEIPPFRIDGEKLVLGEEGPEYKKLSGKA, from the coding sequence ATGTCAGAGAACATGAACCGACGTGATTTTCTGGGAATGGCCCTTGGCGGTGTGGCGGCTGTAGGTGCGGGCGCTACACTCGTCGCTATGAAGGGTGCCTGGGATCCACTGCCTAGCGTCATCTCTGCGGGCTTCACCACGGTCGATTTGAGCGGAATGGCCGAGGGAGAGTTTAAAACCGTAGAGTGGAGAGGAAAGCCTGTCTATGTCTTAAAAAAGACGGCGGCTATGAAAAAGTGTGAAGATCGAGATGTGGTGGTGGGCAATGCCGACTACTCTTTGGGAATCCAAATCTGCACCCACTTAGGATGCATTCCCTCTTATGACAAGGGAGAGATGAAATTCAAGTGCGCTTGCCATGGTGGAGAGTTTGATGCCTGTGGCAAAAATACCTTTGGACCGCCCCCTACTCCTATGGAGATTCCTCCTTTTAGAATCGATGGCGAAAAGCTGGTTCTAGGCGAAGAAGGCCCCGAGTACAAAAAACTCTCGGGCAAAGCATAA
- a CDS encoding cytochrome b, whose protein sequence is MAQIKKAEGFIDWLDQRLAVKKFMQVMMTEYWIPKNINFLWAMGVVLIVLFAILFVSGIFLLMYYKPDVKLAFDSVNYTIMQEVKYGWLWRHLHAVAASAIFLVIYIHMFVAIYYGSYKQGREVIWIGGMLLFMTFSAEAFSGYMLPWGQMSYWAAAVITNLFGGIPVIGPELVVWIRGNFVVSDATLTRFFMLHVVLLPVVIMALIAFHFYTLRFPHVGNELGEEIDFDKEAEKYKAGNKKEAKVIPFWPMFLSKDIFVVCVFMVGFFYLTFFHFNFAMDPINFEPADSMKTPLHIYPEWYFLWSYEVLRGFFFSSDLGLIAFGIANGIFLFMPWLDRSPVVAPAHKRPMFMIWFWALIADLIVLTVYGKLPPTGVNAYIGFVASIAFLGLFAALPFITSIEAKKAGRAS, encoded by the coding sequence ATGGCACAAATTAAAAAAGCTGAGGGCTTCATCGACTGGCTAGACCAGCGCCTCGCGGTCAAAAAATTCATGCAAGTCATGATGACGGAGTATTGGATTCCCAAAAATATCAACTTCCTTTGGGCGATGGGTGTCGTACTCATCGTTCTCTTTGCGATTCTCTTTGTCTCGGGAATCTTCTTGCTCATGTACTACAAACCCGATGTGAAACTCGCCTTTGATAGCGTCAACTACACCATCATGCAAGAGGTGAAGTATGGCTGGCTCTGGAGACACCTGCACGCCGTAGCGGCTTCAGCCATCTTTCTTGTCATCTACATCCATATGTTTGTCGCCATCTATTATGGTTCCTATAAACAAGGAAGAGAGGTGATCTGGATTGGCGGTATGCTTCTATTTATGACCTTCTCAGCCGAAGCTTTCAGCGGATATATGCTTCCTTGGGGTCAAATGAGCTATTGGGCGGCGGCCGTTATCACCAACCTCTTTGGAGGGATTCCAGTGATTGGACCTGAGCTTGTCGTTTGGATTCGGGGTAACTTTGTGGTTTCTGATGCAACCTTAACTCGATTCTTTATGCTTCACGTGGTTCTTCTTCCTGTAGTGATCATGGCGCTCATCGCTTTCCACTTCTATACACTTCGTTTCCCTCACGTGGGCAACGAACTTGGAGAAGAGATCGACTTTGACAAAGAGGCAGAAAAATACAAAGCGGGCAACAAAAAAGAGGCGAAAGTGATTCCTTTTTGGCCTATGTTCCTCTCTAAAGATATCTTTGTTGTCTGCGTCTTCATGGTTGGATTCTTCTATCTCACCTTCTTCCATTTCAACTTTGCAATGGATCCCATCAACTTTGAGCCTGCCGATTCGATGAAAACGCCCCTCCACATCTATCCTGAGTGGTACTTCTTGTGGAGTTATGAGGTGCTTCGAGGATTCTTCTTTAGCTCTGATTTGGGTCTCATCGCCTTTGGTATTGCCAATGGTATCTTCCTCTTTATGCCCTGGCTAGATCGAAGTCCTGTGGTAGCCCCTGCGCACAAGCGACCCATGTTCATGATTTGGTTCTGGGCACTGATCGCCGACTTGATCGTGCTCACCGTCTATGGCAAACTTCCTCCCACAGGTGTCAATGCCTATATCGGCTTTGTCGCTTCCATCGCATTCCTTGGGCTTTTTGCGGCACTGCCTTTCATCACATCCATTGAAGCCAAAAAAGCAGGGAGAGCATCATGA
- a CDS encoding c-type cytochrome translates to MKDFKLLLIVAAITGILYWGVEPLAHSVMHPAVAPADYGFSDLEKIDSSKGNAAKGAELVMANCVACHGIKSQGFDAPMDHESASASYGVVPPDLSSAGRIYESNYLANFIKNPTKAAHLTHKFNESKPYPMPAYDWMSNEEIADIVAYFASIAPEKVSNQEVFVDACQRCHSMKYDKLLAETPEETLKDYMGSKAPDLSMMIRSKGEHYLHTFINEPQKLLHGTAMPRVGLNEEAEKQVVSYIESIGDSKKDERESLGIKAILFMMVLSVLAYLWKHKIWKEVE, encoded by the coding sequence ATGAAAGATTTCAAACTACTATTGATCGTCGCTGCCATCACGGGCATCCTTTATTGGGGTGTGGAGCCCCTCGCCCACAGCGTGATGCACCCCGCTGTGGCTCCCGCAGACTATGGCTTTAGCGACCTAGAGAAAATAGATAGCTCCAAGGGCAATGCCGCCAAAGGAGCGGAGCTGGTGATGGCTAACTGCGTCGCCTGCCATGGCATTAAATCTCAGGGCTTTGATGCGCCCATGGATCACGAGAGCGCTAGCGCCTCTTATGGAGTGGTTCCCCCTGATCTTTCAAGTGCAGGGCGAATTTATGAGAGCAACTATTTGGCCAACTTCATTAAGAATCCAACCAAAGCGGCTCATCTCACTCATAAATTCAATGAGAGCAAGCCCTATCCTATGCCCGCCTATGATTGGATGAGCAACGAAGAGATTGCTGATATCGTGGCTTACTTCGCTAGTATCGCGCCAGAAAAAGTGAGCAATCAAGAGGTCTTTGTAGACGCTTGTCAGCGATGCCACAGTATGAAGTATGACAAGCTTTTGGCCGAGACTCCCGAAGAGACCCTCAAAGACTACATGGGCTCCAAAGCTCCCGACCTCTCCATGATGATTCGAAGCAAAGGAGAGCACTATCTTCACACCTTCATCAATGAGCCTCAAAAACTTCTTCATGGCACCGCTATGCCTAGAGTGGGCTTGAACGAAGAGGCGGAAAAGCAGGTGGTGAGTTATATTGAGAGTATCGGAGATAGCAAGAAAGACGAGAGAGAGAGCCTTGGAATCAAAGCGATTCTCTTCATGATGGTCCTCTCTGTACTCGCCTATCTATGGAAGCATAAAATCTGGAAAGAGGTGGAGTAA
- a CDS encoding 16S rRNA (uracil(1498)-N(3))-methyltransferase, with product MQFLYLKESGAPRLRIEGEEFHYLFKVRRTKSEELPLFRNLEDGKLYRYKAAEIAKRHADLELLEAKEEEKIPCAFFHLLWAVVDAKTIEKSLPMLNELGVGKISFFYARYSQRDIRLDMERLGRILIHSCEQSGRTRLPVIECFKNLEELLECYSDFGVMDFGGEILQPKVCQAIMVGPEGGFSQEEREKLVGQKRYSSGENLILKSETAALFALARSI from the coding sequence ATGCAGTTTCTCTATCTCAAAGAATCGGGCGCTCCTCGCCTCAGAATCGAGGGGGAGGAGTTTCACTACCTCTTTAAGGTTCGACGAACCAAATCCGAGGAGCTTCCCCTCTTTCGCAATCTTGAGGATGGCAAACTCTACCGTTACAAGGCAGCGGAGATCGCCAAGCGCCATGCGGATCTTGAGCTTTTAGAGGCCAAAGAGGAGGAGAAGATTCCTTGTGCCTTCTTCCACTTGTTGTGGGCGGTGGTGGATGCAAAGACGATCGAGAAAAGCCTCCCGATGCTCAATGAGCTAGGCGTGGGCAAGATCAGCTTTTTCTATGCGCGCTATAGCCAGAGGGATATTAGACTGGATATGGAACGGCTTGGGCGCATTTTGATCCATTCATGCGAACAATCGGGTCGCACGCGCTTGCCCGTGATAGAGTGCTTCAAGAATCTCGAAGAGCTTTTGGAGTGTTATAGCGATTTTGGGGTGATGGATTTTGGCGGGGAGATTCTCCAGCCTAAAGTTTGCCAAGCCATTATGGTGGGGCCTGAGGGAGGATTTAGCCAAGAAGAGAGAGAGAAGCTAGTGGGACAAAAGCGCTACTCTAGCGGAGAGAATTTAATACTAAAGAGCGAAACGGCGGCGCTTTTTGCGCTCGCTCGCTCTATTTAA